One Cucumis sativus cultivar 9930 chromosome 1, Cucumber_9930_V3, whole genome shotgun sequence DNA segment encodes these proteins:
- the LOC101214548 gene encoding 60S ribosomal protein L13a-4, whose translation MVSGSGICAKRVVVDARHHMLGRLSSIIAKELLNGQKVVVVRCEEICISGGLVRQKMKYMRFLRKRMNTKPSHGPIHFRAPAKILWRTIRGMIPHKTKRGAAALARLKAYEGVPPPYDKMKRMVIPDALKVLRLQAGHKYCLLGRLSSEVGWNHYDTIKELERKRKERSQAAYERKKQLNKLRIKAEKVAEEKLGPQLEVIAPIKY comes from the exons ATGGTGTCCGGTTCCGGTATCTGTGCCAAGCGCGTCGTCGTTGATGCCAGGCATCACATGTTGGGAAGACTCTCTTCCATTATTGCCAAAGAGCTTCTCAATGGTCAGAAAGTCGTGGTCGTCCGGTGCGAGGAGATCTGCATCTCCGGTGGATTGGTCCGCCAAAAAATGAAGTACATGCGTTTCTTGAGGAAGCGAATGAACACCAAGCCTTCTCATGGCCCCATTCACTTCCGTGCTCCCGCCAAGATCCTTTGGCGCACCATTCGTGG GATGATTCCCCATAAAACTAAGCGTGGTGCAGCAGCGCTTGCCCGTTTGAAGGCGTACGAGGGTGTTCCTCCTCCCTACGATAAGATGAAGAGGATGGTCATCCCTGATGCCCTCAA GGTCTTGAGGCTTCAGGCTGGACATAAGTACTGCTTATTGGGCAGACTCTCTTCGGAGGTTGGATGGAACCACTATGATACCATCAAG GAACttgagaggaagagaaaggaaagatcCCAGGCTGCATATGAGAGAAAGAAGCAGTTAAATAAGCTGAGGATTAAGGCCGAGAAGGTTGCTGAGGAGAAGCTTGGTCCCCAACTTGAAGTTATTGCTCCTATCAAATACTAA